In Ascaphus truei isolate aAscTru1 chromosome 2, aAscTru1.hap1, whole genome shotgun sequence, the genomic stretch cctatatctatagctgtgagacagagagtgctggtactatcttttggtttgttagtacttctgaagggaattagggtcccttcctgttccgtgcaccctgcaaccttgctgagtcattgtgtcagagtgctgtctatcaccccccttTCCTCCAAATGTATAGtttcactattctcagtgtctagtgcataactcgttcctagacactgccTGTTCTCACTGAaactctctgatgctctctgcatgctctctctgatgctttacccactgatatgatgttggcaaaccccaggctaggcagaactctttcttggtacaccgcactcgctgacggttcctacaagtactctgtggtgtgttttatgtgggtgctggctagtctaccgggcatctccctaagtacgggcgtctcctacttttggccactcatagtgcgggccctggcccatggtccctggactagttaacaggctaactcccccagttgcctcacactatctgcctcaagggactaggacagctatagccccacacccatcttacaacaccctcttagggcacccagggcgtactgtgcgagagtccacgctcccctgactacccctgatgtGCATCTGTGCCCTACTTTCTGCAGCACTTGCATGGAAGGTGTACCTTacacttccagctctgcttcgctgaaagcctgttctgtttctggatctcagcagcttgcctccaaatgtaacccatgttcccccccccccccccggtcgctgatcggacccctagggtgtaatgagggctggttacatgtctgtgggtggtgcatacctgctggtaacaggagggcctgagtctcctgctatggtatgggggacaacagggacaggcttctggggttagtGCCTTCATCttcttagcaacggtgcagcgcctccatttctggcgagccctataggggtagggtgaaatcctcccagagaagccctggtctcagggcgacagatttcagtctcacacaagtctcctataaaagcagcaatgtctctttattgaacTCTCTCTTCCCAATAGTTCACAGCAGCGGCAATGGTCAACGTACAGGGtcttttcctccttctccttctcctccaggatgcaccccttcaggatgggctgtgCGGGGCTCACAGTACTCCCGGCCTCCACCCCAAGGTGCAGACCTCAAGGTGAGGCtagctcccccctcacccccttcaggatgaggggcattggtccaccacactATAGTGCTATCAACTCTACTAAGTCTGGCCTGTGCTTCTCCTCCAAATGTAAGCTGGCATTCCCCTGCCTCTGATCCCAGGGCAGGCCTCGCTCCTCTCACTCCTAGAACAGGTCTCACTTTAAtactgactgtccagtcaggcacTCCAACACTCACTGGCACTGACAGGATCAGGTaactaaatttagacagccccacccctcctgatGTCAGCAtgcccctccccctgtgtctcttgccctccacacagagtcaggaggcctacctcaaccaatcaaggcagggcttgaagcgggggaaacacatgataactactggcggcctccCCTTAGCAGGatttacaccagtaggagaaagatatatagcccaaattcttaccagggctacacatgtatccttaaataatgaatacagtaatgaatacaagttatatatgtatcaaaattaTTTCACTGAGAGCTGCTATAAATAAATTTCAAGTCTTCGGGGACTGTAACGAAAATGGgctaatcagcgcattaataaaggcagtatgctcggctggttacccctatttcgtattggggatgaaggggttaattttatatgcaccatacatgtactatttttccctctgtcccttattgtccccattttgcaggactATATATGCCTGCGGTAATGTATTACATGGTATACCGGCATTACTGggttttggacacaagatgccgctgcgaGCGCCAAACCGCAAGTTAATTGGATGAGCGTGGCGctgtctctttgttccattgagAGGTATAGGTATCAATTACTGAGGCTGGAAATCGTAACCGCaaggtcaattgaatcaaagggttgTGGTTTTCAGTCTCAAGTGGTTATCGGATACAAGGTATCCCCGTCCCGGTTAGTAGCGTAACTTGCAAGGCAGCCGGCAATTGACATGGGAACTCAGTTAACTGCAAGTCAATTGACGCgagaagcccatagcccagcattgccagtCCAAGGAGAAGCCCCAACTCGGGAACGGGATGGGTTAGCACtctgaaatttggtgtgcagccccagaGTAACACCCCAAGCACCCACATATTAAAATTATAACTTTGGGATAAGTaaaacacactttattaaaaaatatatatttttggttgcAGTTTTAAAAGTACAGGCAGGGTACATTTTTTCTGTTTGCCTTTGATATGCAACTATTGACCAAATGCTTTTACATACATGAGCTGGGGCACTTCCTTAAACTTCATAGACCACCCGTTGAGGCAGCGCCTATGGGTCTAGGGAAGATTTGCAGTTGAAAGCCCCCAGAGCCGCAAAGTGGGAAATAGCCGGGATGGTTACTGAATGAGAGATcctgggctagttcacaccttgCGGGCAACTCCTAGCCTGGGAGACGCCAGGTAAAAAGGGGAGTACACATTTGTTAAGCAGCCAAGGTGTCAATGTCGCACAGGCGCTGTATTAACCGGAAATCCCTctagtgcccactctgcaaactgtgggcaagttggggattggtgaatgggaaaattcccacgagagggattgggtgggtatgttggagatgttctcagaccctatatacatgcctCCCGAGCTATCTCTGTTGTCTTTCGTCTTTGTTCTACAATGTGAACGAATTTCCACTTTGCTTCTACAAGCGGATGagagcagcagcaacgattcCTGAATGCAACGAGTTAATTACAACGGAACCAAGGACAcaactctgcttcaggatttcgttagtgctgggggttatctaacgaaccTCAACGGACCAGAACGAACTTTGCAATATTCACGGACTTATTGGGTTGGCAAAGTGTGCCCCTTGCAACAGGactgcattttaaaagacaatattcGGGTGCATTGTTTTACTTCTAGACATTCTATTTCGTTCTCTCCCTCagtgttttgtcaagtatatgctaaggttgtcgtgtgcctgtctattaaggaaataaatgtcagtttattttgctcaacttgtgtgctcaatctcgtaccccaaaatataaaattgttgatcaGGTCAGTCCTCCGTGACAGGGACCACCACCAAAGTCATTAGGGACCACAATTTTAAAACCCTGGGTACAAAGAAAATTAACAAAATAAAGTATTGGTAAAGTACGTTCTTCAGTTTTTGGGATTTGTAATTTTATTTCAGTAATTTGAtttacagattgaaaacatttgtcctgtgttttttgtttacttctgttagagaACGGCCTGAATGGGGAACAGAACACGAGCTTTGATACATGCAGAAGCTGTCTGACTCCTCGCAGCCCAGAAGTGCCAAAAAACAATGATTCCTGCCACATTTTGGACATGTAcaaggaaccagtgccacatgatggtgaatttacagaccttGTACAGCACACAGCGGAAACGGACTCTAAATATGGGTCCAGCAAAAGGATTGAGAGAGCTTTAAGAAGCCGTGGTGCTCAGCCTTTTCTCTGTTGTGAGTGTGGCAAAAGCTTCTCTCTGGACAGGGACCTGCTCACACATGTATGTGTCCCCACTAGAGagcaaacctttacatgtacagataGTGGGAGCAGTTTTTCACTGAAAGGGAAACTTCTTTCACAGCAGATTATTCAGACAGCAGTGAATCCTTTtacttgtacagtgtgtgggaaacagttaAGTACTAAGAATTCCCTCCTCaatcaccagaggattcatacaggggagaaaccattcacatgtacagagtgtgggaaacaattcagtacgaAGGGCAACCTCCTCATGCACCAGAAGTCTCATACAGGggtgaaaccattcacatgtacagagtgtagtaaaagcttttctcggaaggAGAACCTCCGCCAACATGTgttgattcatacaggggagaaaccattcacatgtacagtgtgtgggaaacaattcactgCTCAGAGGCGCCTCGtcacacaccagaggattcatacagagGAGAAactattcacatgtacagagtgtgggaaacaattccatGAAAAGAGCCGCCTCCTCaggcaccagaggattcatacaggagagaaaccattcacatgtacagagtgtaggaaacaattcagtactaagagcCACCTCCTTACACACCAGAGCATTCATACAGGGGATAAACCATTCAcgtgtacagagtgtagtaaaagcttttctaggAAGTACAGCCTCCTCCAACATATGTTGTTTCATACAGGGGAgacaccattcacatgtacagagtgtgggaaacaattctgtACTAAGAGCAGCCTCCTTACACACCAGAGCATTCATACAGGGGATAAACCATTCAcgtgtacagagtgtagtaaaagcttttctcggaaggCGCTCCTCCTCCAACATGTCTTGATTCATACaagggagaaaccattcacatgtacagagtgtgggaaacaattcacttCTCAGAGAAGCCTCCtcacacaccagaggattcatacagagAAGAAtctattcacatgtacagagtgtgggaaacaattcagtgctCCGAGCAGCCTCCtcacacaccagaggattcatacaggggagaaaccattcacatgtacagaatgtgggaaacaattccgtAGGACGAACCACCTCCTCGTGCACCAGAGGACTCATagaggggagaaaccattcacatgtacagagtgtgggaaacaattcggTTTTAAGAGCAGCCTTCTCATTCACCAGAGgtttcacacaggagagaaaccattctcatgtacagagtgtgggaaacaattcactgCAAGGTGTAACCTCTACacgcaccagaggattcatacaggagagaaaccattcacatgtacatacTGTGAGAAACATTTTGATTTTAAGAGCAACCTCCTC encodes the following:
- the LOC142488002 gene encoding uncharacterized protein LOC142488002 isoform X1; this encodes MDPHLLSFPVAVPESLDIKSEKEEPDTEEHLTPIKEEIDAFPVCGFPVVVPESLEIKSEKEEANAEEHLTAIKSETVPFPVSENGLNGEQNTSFDTCRSCLTPRSPEVPKNNDSCHILDMYKEPVPHDGEFTDLVQHTAETDSKYGSSKRIERALRSRGAQPFLCCECGKSFSLDRDLLTHVCVPTREQTFTCTDSGSSFSLKGKLLSQQIIQTAVNPFTCTVCGKQLSTKNSLLNHQRIHTGEKPFTCTECGKQFSTKGNLLMHQKSHTGVKPFTCTECSKSFSRKENLRQHVLIHTGEKPFTCTVCGKQFTAQRRLVTHQRIHTEEKLFTCTECGKQFHEKSRLLRHQRIHTGEKPFTCTECRKQFSTKSHLLTHQSIHTGDKPFTCTECSKSFSRKYSLLQHMLFHTGETPFTCTECGKQFCTKSSLLTHQSIHTGDKPFTCTECSKSFSRKALLLQHVLIHTREKPFTCTECGKQFTSQRSLLTHQRIHTEKNLFTCTECGKQFSAPSSLLTHQRIHTGEKPFTCTECGKQFRRTNHLLVHQRTHRGEKPFTCTECGKQFGFKSSLLIHQRFHTGEKPFSCTECGKQFTARCNLYTHQRIHTGEKPFTCTYCEKHFDFKSNLLRHQRIHTGEKPFTCTECSKSFSRKDSLLQHVLIHTGEKPFTCTECGKSFSQEIHLLKHHMIHILEKP
- the LOC142488002 gene encoding uncharacterized protein LOC142488002 isoform X2 encodes the protein MDPHLLSFPVVVPESLEIKSEKEEANAEEHLTAIKSETVPFPVSENGLNGEQNTSFDTCRSCLTPRSPEVPKNNDSCHILDMYKEPVPHDGEFTDLVQHTAETDSKYGSSKRIERALRSRGAQPFLCCECGKSFSLDRDLLTHVCVPTREQTFTCTDSGSSFSLKGKLLSQQIIQTAVNPFTCTVCGKQLSTKNSLLNHQRIHTGEKPFTCTECGKQFSTKGNLLMHQKSHTGVKPFTCTECSKSFSRKENLRQHVLIHTGEKPFTCTVCGKQFTAQRRLVTHQRIHTEEKLFTCTECGKQFHEKSRLLRHQRIHTGEKPFTCTECRKQFSTKSHLLTHQSIHTGDKPFTCTECSKSFSRKYSLLQHMLFHTGETPFTCTECGKQFCTKSSLLTHQSIHTGDKPFTCTECSKSFSRKALLLQHVLIHTREKPFTCTECGKQFTSQRSLLTHQRIHTEKNLFTCTECGKQFSAPSSLLTHQRIHTGEKPFTCTECGKQFRRTNHLLVHQRTHRGEKPFTCTECGKQFGFKSSLLIHQRFHTGEKPFSCTECGKQFTARCNLYTHQRIHTGEKPFTCTYCEKHFDFKSNLLRHQRIHTGEKPFTCTECSKSFSRKDSLLQHVLIHTGEKPFTCTECGKSFSQEIHLLKHHMIHILEKP